The following proteins are co-located in the Nerophis ophidion isolate RoL-2023_Sa linkage group LG04, RoL_Noph_v1.0, whole genome shotgun sequence genome:
- the LOC133551029 gene encoding glycogen synthase kinase-3 beta-like isoform X2 — MLSAKHGGDSGKVTTVVATPGQGPDRPQEVSYTDIKVIGNGSFGVVYQARLMDSQEMVAIKKVLQDKRFKNRELQIMRKLDHCNIVRLRYFFYSSGEKKDEVYLNLVLDFVPETVYRVARHFNKNKSIIPIIYVKVYMYQLFRSLAYIHSQGVCHRDIKPQNLLVDPETAILKLCDFGSAKQLVRGEPNVSYICSRYYRAPELIFGATDYTANIDIWSAGCVLAELLLGQPIFPGDSGVDQLVEIIKVLGTPTREQIREMNPNYTEFKFPQIKAHPWTKVFKPRTPPEAIALCSRLLEYTPASRLSPLEACSHTFFDELRQPNTRLPSGRELPMLFNFSTTELSIQPQLNPTLIPPHARAHTALSSHDGTGPDASQLGSVPGSLNSI, encoded by the exons GAGACAGCGGCAAGGTGACGACAGTGGTGGCCACGCCGGGTCAGGGCCCGGACCGCCCACAGGAAGTCTCCTACACTGACATCAAG GTGATCGGCAATGGCTCCTTCGGGGTGGTCTACCAGGCCCGACTCATGGACAGCCAGGAGATGGTGGCCATCAAGAAGGTTCTCCAGGATAAGCGGTTCAAG AACCGTGAGCTGCAGATCATGAGGAAGCTGGACCACTGCAACATCGTCAGACTACGTTACTTCTTCTACTCCAGCGGAGAGAAG AAAGATGAAGTGTACCTCAACCTGGTGCTGGACTTTGTCCCCGAGACGGTCTACAGGGTTGCCCGGCATTTTAACAAGAACAAGAGCATCATTCCTATAATATACGTCAAG GTGTACATGTACCAGCTGTTTCGCAGCCTGGCTTACATCCACTCTCAAGGCGTGTGTCATCGCGACATCAAGCCCCAGAACCTGCTTGTGGACCCGGAGACCGCCATCCTCAAGCTGTGTGACTTTGGCAG CGCCAAGCAGCTGGTCCGCGGCGAGCCCAACGTCTCGTATATCTGCTCGCGCTACTACCGAGCACCCGAGCTCATTTTCGGCGCCACCGACTACACGGCCAACATCGACATCTGGTCGGCGGGCTGCGTGCTGGCCGAGCTGCTGCTGGGTCAGCCCATCTTCCCAGGCGACAGCGGCGTGGACCAACTGGTGGAGATCATCAAG GTGCTCGGCACGCCGACCAGGGAGCAGATTCGGGAGATGAACCCCAACTATACAGAATTCAAATTCCCTCAGATTAAAGCTCATCCTTGGACCAAG GTGTTCAAACCTCGCACGCCGCCAGAGGCCATCGCGCTCTGCTCCCGCCTGCTGGAATACACGCCGGCCTCCCGCCTCTCTCCGCTGGAGGCGTGTTCGCACACCTTCTTTGACGAGCTGAGACAGCCCAACACGCGACTGCCCAGCGGCCGCGAGCTGCCCATGCTCTTCAACTTCAGCACTACAG AGTTGTCCATCCAGCCTCAGCTGAACCCCACACTGATCCCTCCACACGCTCGCGCCCACACAGCTCTTTCTTCTCACG ACGGCACCGGCCCGGACGCCTCTCAACTGGGTTCAGTACCAGGATCTCTTAACAGCATCTGA